One region of Quercus lobata isolate SW786 chromosome 2, ValleyOak3.0 Primary Assembly, whole genome shotgun sequence genomic DNA includes:
- the LOC115968422 gene encoding GDSL esterase/lipase 7-like produces the protein MTSMPLIFLSIFLHLGILIHSSPLAPALYVLGDSLFDSGNNNILPTLAKADYLPYGVNFVKGATGRFTNGRNVADFIAEFLGLPCSPPYMSIWRSTQVTGFNYASGSCGILPETGDRFGKCLNLQEQIDLFQRTVLSDLPKHFESSYDLSEYLSKSIFILSIGSNDYINNYLQPNLYNTSKHYPPQPFAQLLVDALSQGFERLYSLGARKIVMFEIGPIGCIPSITRNVRNKHNGQCVEEINQIVSLFNQGLPALLKNLTSRLQGSTFVLGQANFLGYDAIKHPSKYGLTDSETPCCTTWENGTSGCIPLLPPCPHAYQHFFWDAFHLTETVYSVVATRCFNDASFCSPFNIKQLIQL, from the exons atgacTTCAATGCCACTCATTTTCTTGTCCATTTTCCTTCATCTTGGCATTCTGATCCATAGTTCACCATTGGCACCTGCATTATATGTGCTTGGAGATTCCTTGTTTGACAGTGGCAATAACAATATTTTGCCCACCTTGGCTAAGGCAGATTATCTTCCTTATGGTGTGAACTTTGTCAAAGGTGCTACAGGAAGATTCACCAATGGCAGAAATGTTGCAGATTTTATAG CTGAATTTCTTGGGCTACCATGTTCTCCACCATACATGAGTATATGGAGATCAACACAAGTTACAGGTTTCAACTACGCGTCGGGGTCTTGTGGCATTCTTCCTGAAACTGGAGACCGATTT GGAAAATGCTTGAATTTACAAGAGCAGATAGATTTGTTTCAGAGGACAGTTTTGTCAGATTTGCCAAAGCATTTCGAAAGCTCATATGATCTTTCAGAGTACTTGTCAAAGTCTATATTTATATTATCTATAGGCAGTAATGACTACATCAATAACTACCTTCAACCCAATCTGTATAATACAAGCAAACATTACCCTCCACAACCATTTGCTCAACTCCTTGTGGATGCGCTCAGCCAGGGTTTTGAG AGGCTATATAGTTTAGGAGCCAGGAAGATAGTAATGTTTGAAATCGGCCCCATTGGATGCATACCATCAATTACAAGGAACGTACGTAATAAGCACAATGGACAGTGCGTGGAAGAAATAAATCAGATTGTCTCACTTTTTAATCAGGGACTTCCGGCATtgctaaaaaatttgacatcCAGACTTCAAGGCTCAACCTTTGTTCTTGGCCAAGCTAATTTTCTTGGCTATGATGCAATAAAACATCCTTCTAAATatg GCTTGACAGACTCAGAAACCCCATGTTGCACTACCTGGGAAAATGGGACTTCAGGGTGCATTCCACTATTGCCTCCATGCCCTCATGCATATCAACACTTCTTTTGGGATGCCTTTCATCTTACTGAAACTGTTTATTCTGTCGTAGCAACCCGATGCTTCAATGATGCTTCATTTTGCTCTCCCTTCAACATTAAACAACTCATACAATTGTAA
- the LOC115976228 gene encoding protein root UVB sensitive 6-like produces MATPPPPIKLKQSQTNSTAQTLLVRETLRISANLASSNSNSTEPETPPPLSLLDSAENRRSSLGLVEEEYVNSSLRLICSEEIDGRRWNYVAERDAPSGTFNKASIRALTLNTPQPPHEDLMSFLRSYVVPEGFPDSVSPSYVPFMKWRALKHFFGGAMGVFATQTLLSSVGVSRNQATPGAVATNWILKDGAGRVGKMLFARQGKKFDYDLKQLRFASDLFMELGLGVELATAAVPHLFLPLACAANVVKSVAAVTSTSTRTAIYKAFAIGENIGDVTAKGECVGNVADLLGTGMSIMISRRNPSLVTTFALLSCGYVFSSYQEVKSVELHTLNRARFTVAVNSFLKTGRVPSLREGNLNENIFSFPWLKDRPVVLGPRFNDAFQDPGEYLAIEPLFEKERYIVTYNPSKGKVYALLKDQAKSDDILKAAFHAHVLLHFVQSSNESQSSSQKQREYNNYSDIVLTTSDLEAHMSESCKMVSKSYGIFKSKAAEQGWKMSESLLNPGRARLCASDKLG; encoded by the exons ATGGCGACTCCTCCTCCTCCGATCAAATTGAAGCAATCCCAAACGAACTCAACGGCGCAGACTCTCCTCGTCCGCGAAACGCTGCGTATAAGCGCGAATCTCGCTTCTTCTAATTCAAATTCAACAGAGCCAGAGACACCACCGCCGCTTTCTTTACTTGACTCGGCGGAGAATCGGAGGTCGAGTCTAGGTTTGGTGGAGGAGGAGTATGTGAATTCGAGCTTGAGGTTGATTTGCTCCGAGGAAATCGACGGCCGCAGATGGAACTACGTGGCAGAAAGAGACGCACCCTCTGGAACCTTCAACAAAGCCTCCATTCGCGCCCTCACTCTGAACACTCCTCAACCTCCTCATGAG GATTTGATGTCATTTTTAAGATCCTATGTGGTTCCAGAAGGTTTCCCTGATAGTGTCTCTCCTTCGTATGTTCCATTTATGAAGTGGAGAGCTTTGAAG CATTTCTTCGGTGGAGCAATGGGTGTTTTCGCGACACAAACACTTTTGAGTTCAGTTGGAGTCTCTAGAAACCAAGCAACTCCTGGCGCTGTTGCTACTAACTGGATTCTCAAG GATGGTGCTGGTCGTGTTGGGAAAATGCTTTTTGCCCGCCAAGGAAAGAAGTTTGATTATGATTTAAAACAG CTACGATTTGCGAGTGATCTCTTTATGGAGTTGGGTCTCGGTGTGGAGTTGGCAACTGCAGCCGTGCCAcacctttttcttcctttggcTTGTGCTGCTAATGTAGTAAAG AGTGTGGCTGCTGTAACATCAACATCAACTCGTACAGCAATTTACAAAGCCTTTGCCATAGGAGAAAACATCGGGGATGTAACTGCTAAAGGAGAATGTGTTGGGAATGTTGCAGATCTG CTGGGAACTGGGATGAGCATAATGATCTCAAGAAGAAATCCGTCCTTGGTTACTACGTTTGCTTTACTTTCATGTGGATATGTCTTCAGTTCTTACCAAGAG GTTAAGTCTGTAGAGTTGCACACATTGAACCGAGCAAGATTCACTGTGGCAGTTAATTCATTCCTTAAGACAG GACGAGTCCCCTCATTGCGGGAGGGGAACTTGAACGAAAACATATTCAGTTTTCCATGGTTGAAAGATAGGCCTGTTGTTCTTG GGCCAAGATTTAATGATGCTTTCCAAGACCCAGGTGAATATCTTGCCATAGAGCCTCTCTTCGAG AAAGAGAGATATATTGTGACATATAATCCATCAAAAGGTAAAGTATATGCATTGCTCAAAGATCAGGCAAAGTCAGATGACATTCTAAAAGCAGCATTCCAT GCTCACGTGCTTCTGCATTTTGTACAATCATCAAATGAGAGTCAATCTAGTTCTCAGAAGCAGAGGGAGTATAATAACTATTCAGATATTGTGTTGACAACTTCTGATCTTGAGGCTCATATGTCGGAGTCATGTAAGATGGTCTCAAAATCATATGGGATTTTCAAGAGTAAAGCTGCAGAGCAG GGGTGGAAGATGTCAGAATCACTTCTTAATCCTGGCCGAGCTAGGCTATGTGCAAGTGATAAATTGGGATGA